A region of Lycium barbarum isolate Lr01 chromosome 1, ASM1917538v2, whole genome shotgun sequence DNA encodes the following proteins:
- the LOC132644320 gene encoding transcription factor bHLH80-like isoform X1 — MQRGGLSRYRSAPATWLEALLESEPETETELVLNPSSPIFHSPNKPPPHPSTTEQLPDIKPVTGGDLGGGSSFLRQNSSPAEFLAHISSDAYLSSYGIPSSLEFLSSSHPTKRPREADSDTSPSHLKGEPSRQLHGSGGSLDAEVEKLMDDLVPCKVRAKRGCATHPRSIAERVRRTRISDRIRKLQELVPNMDKQTNTADMLEEAVGYVKFLQKQIQELTEHQKKCTCSMKDQ; from the exons ATGCAACGTGGTGGATTATCCCGTTACCGGTCAGCTCCAGCAACATGGTTAGAAGCACTTCTTGAATCCGAACCCGAAACCGAAACGGAACTAGTCCTTAACCCTTCTTCTCCTATTTTCCACTCACCAAATAAACCACCACCTCACCCATCAACTACTGAGCAGCTACCGGACATTAAACCGGTAACCGGTGGCGATCTGGGTGGTGGTAGTAGTTTTCTAAGACAGAATAGTTCGCCGGCCGAGTTTCTTGCGCATATTAGCTCTGATGCTTACTTGTCAAGTTATGGAATTCCGTCCAGTCTGGAATTTCTTTCTTCATCTCACCCCACTAAGCGACCTAGAGAAGCTGATTCGGATACTTCACCATCCCACTTG AAGGGAGAGCCAAGTCGGCAGTTACATGGTTCTGGTGGGTCACTGGATGCTGAAGTGGAGAAGCTTATGGATGATTTGGTGCCTTGTAAGGTCCGAGCAAAGCGCGGTTGTGCCACCCATCCTCGCAGCATAGCGGAGCGG GTTCGTCGAACGCGTATAAGTGACAGAATTAGGAAGCTTCAGGAACTGGTGCCAAATATGGACAAG CAAACCAACACAGCTGACATGTTGGAAGAAGCAGTCGGATACGTCAAGTTTCTGCAGAAACAGATTCAG GAACTTACGGAGCATCAGAAGAAATGCACGTGCTCAATGAAAGATCAATAA
- the LOC132644320 gene encoding transcription factor bHLH80-like isoform X2 → MQRGGLSRYRSAPATWLEALLESEPETETELVLNPSSPIFHSPNKPPPHPSTTEQLPDIKPVTGGDLGGGSSFLRQNSSPAEFLAHISSDAYLSSYGIPSSLEFLSSSHPTKRPREADSDTSPSHLKGEPSRQLHGSGGSLDAEVEKLMDDLVPCKVRAKRGCATHPRSIAERVRRTRISDRIRKLQELVPNMDKQTNTADMLEEAVGYVKFLQKQIQNI, encoded by the exons ATGCAACGTGGTGGATTATCCCGTTACCGGTCAGCTCCAGCAACATGGTTAGAAGCACTTCTTGAATCCGAACCCGAAACCGAAACGGAACTAGTCCTTAACCCTTCTTCTCCTATTTTCCACTCACCAAATAAACCACCACCTCACCCATCAACTACTGAGCAGCTACCGGACATTAAACCGGTAACCGGTGGCGATCTGGGTGGTGGTAGTAGTTTTCTAAGACAGAATAGTTCGCCGGCCGAGTTTCTTGCGCATATTAGCTCTGATGCTTACTTGTCAAGTTATGGAATTCCGTCCAGTCTGGAATTTCTTTCTTCATCTCACCCCACTAAGCGACCTAGAGAAGCTGATTCGGATACTTCACCATCCCACTTG AAGGGAGAGCCAAGTCGGCAGTTACATGGTTCTGGTGGGTCACTGGATGCTGAAGTGGAGAAGCTTATGGATGATTTGGTGCCTTGTAAGGTCCGAGCAAAGCGCGGTTGTGCCACCCATCCTCGCAGCATAGCGGAGCGG GTTCGTCGAACGCGTATAAGTGACAGAATTAGGAAGCTTCAGGAACTGGTGCCAAATATGGACAAG CAAACCAACACAGCTGACATGTTGGAAGAAGCAGTCGGATACGTCAAGTTTCTGCAGAAACAGATTCAG AACATCTAA
- the LOC132644336 gene encoding transmembrane 9 superfamily member 1-like isoform X2, whose product MLPIFIICSCFLAYPTLAKYQEDDSVTLWVNKAGPYKNPQETYSYYSLPYCRPAHADHKRGGLGESLGGNDLIDSQIDIKFKRDVEKRSICKLKLDASKIAKFKYAIDNWYWFEFFMDDLPIWGFVGEVDPYGNEDIKHVVYTHKKLLIQYNRDQIIHVQLYQEIPKPLEEGKVLDMTFSVKWAVTNVSYAQRFNVYLGYNFFEHKIHWFSVVNSIMMVIFLTGLVSMILMRTLRNDYAKYAREDDDMETLERNVIEESGWKLVHGDVFRPPQNLAMLSAVVGTGAQLAALVLLVIISAYFQMMYIERGAIITTFIVCYALTSFISGYVSGGLYSRNAGENWVKSMVLTASLFPFLCFGIGFIVNTIAIIYGSIAAIPLGTIIIVFVIWAFISLPLNLLGTVVGRNWSGTPDNPCRVKNIPRPIPEKKWYLRPSVISMVGGLLPFGSIFIEMHLIFSSFWTYWAYYYVYGFTLLVFIVLIIVTVCVTIVGTYFLLNAENYHWQWTSFFSAASTAIYVYLYAIYYYHVKTWMFGLFQTSFYFGYTLMFCLGLGILCGAVGYLASNLFVRRIFRNIKRD is encoded by the exons ATGCTTCCCATTTTCATCATCTGCTCTTGTTTCCTTGCATACCCGACTCTTGCTAAG TATCAAGAAGATGATTCTGTCACTCTATGGGTAAACAAGGCTGGACCATATAAAAACCCACAAGAGACCTACAGTTATTATAGCCTGCCGTATTGTCGTCCTGCTCATGCTGATCACAAGCGGGGTGGCCTTGGCGAGTCTCTTGGAGGAAATGATCTTATTGATAGCCAGATTGACATAAAGTTTAAGA GAGATGTGGAGAAAAGATCAATTTGTAAACTTAAATTGGATGCATCAAAAATAGCAAAGTTTAAGTATGCAATTGACAACTGGTATTGGTTTGAATTTTTTATGG ATGATTTGCCAATATGGG GTTTCGTAGGCGAGGTGGATCCTTACGGAAATGAAGATATCAAGCATGTAGTGTATACACATAAGAAGCTTCTTATTCAGTACAATAGAGACCAG ATCATTCATGTCCAACTGTATCAAGAGATCCCAAAGCCATTGGAGGAAGGAAAGGTGTTGGACATGACATTTTCTGTTAAATGGGCCGTGACAAACGTCAGTTATGCACAACGGTTCAATGTGTACCTGGGTTACAACTTTTTTGAGCACAAG ATTCATTGGTTCTCTGTTGTCAATTCTATCATGATGGTTATTTTCCTCACTGGATTAGTGTCTATGATTTTGATGCGCACTCTTCGCAATGATTACGCAAAGTATGCTCGTGAAGATGACGATATGGAGACTCTG GAAAGGAATGTAATTGAAGAGTCTGGTTGGAAACTTGTCCATGGTGATGTTTTCCGACCTCCACAAAATCTGGCTATGCTTTCAGCAGTTGTTGGGACCGGTGCTCAGCTTGCAGCACTTGTTCTCCTCGTCATTATATCTGCCTATTTTCAAATGATGTACATAGA GAGAGGAGCAATTATTACAACCTTTATTGTATGTTATGCTCTTACATCGTTCATCTCGGGATATGTGAGTGGTGGCCTGTACTCTCGTAACGCTG GTGAAAACTGGGTAAAGTCGATGGTCCTTACAGCATCACTTTTTCCCTTTTTATGCTTTGGGATAGGGTTCATTGTAAACACCATTGCTATAATTTATGGATCCATAGCTGCTATTCCCCTTGGCACAATCATAATTGTTTTTGTTATCTGGGCATTTATCTCGTTGCCCCTGAACCTCCTTGGTACTGTTGTTGGAAGAAACTGGAGTGGTACGCCAGACAATCCATGCCGTGTTAAGAATATCCCTCGTCCTATCCCTGAGAAGAAATGGTACCTTAGACCATCTGTAATTTCTATGGTGGGAGGTCTTCTGCCCTTTGGAAGCATTTTCATTGAGATGCATCTCATCTTCTCTTCCTTCTGGACCTACTGG GCGTACTACTATGTGTATGGGTTTACGCTCCTCGTATTCATTGTTCTGATCATCGTCACAGTTTGTGTGACAATCGTGGGAACATACTTCTTGCTGAACGCGGAGAACTATCATTGGCAATGGACTTCATTCTTCTCCGCTGCCTCCACTGCTATATATGTCTACTTATATGCTATATACTACTATCATGTAAAGACTTGGATGTTTGGTCTCTTCCAGACCAGCTTTTACTTTGGCTACACTCTTATGTTCTGCCTTGGTCTGGGTATCCTATGTG GTGCAGTAGGGTATCTCGCCTCTAATTTGTTCGTGAGGAGGATTTTCAGAAATATTAAACGTGATTAA
- the LOC132644336 gene encoding transmembrane 9 superfamily member 1-like isoform X1: MLPIFIICSCFLAYPTLAKQYQEDDSVTLWVNKAGPYKNPQETYSYYSLPYCRPAHADHKRGGLGESLGGNDLIDSQIDIKFKRDVEKRSICKLKLDASKIAKFKYAIDNWYWFEFFMDDLPIWGFVGEVDPYGNEDIKHVVYTHKKLLIQYNRDQIIHVQLYQEIPKPLEEGKVLDMTFSVKWAVTNVSYAQRFNVYLGYNFFEHKIHWFSVVNSIMMVIFLTGLVSMILMRTLRNDYAKYAREDDDMETLERNVIEESGWKLVHGDVFRPPQNLAMLSAVVGTGAQLAALVLLVIISAYFQMMYIERGAIITTFIVCYALTSFISGYVSGGLYSRNAGENWVKSMVLTASLFPFLCFGIGFIVNTIAIIYGSIAAIPLGTIIIVFVIWAFISLPLNLLGTVVGRNWSGTPDNPCRVKNIPRPIPEKKWYLRPSVISMVGGLLPFGSIFIEMHLIFSSFWTYWAYYYVYGFTLLVFIVLIIVTVCVTIVGTYFLLNAENYHWQWTSFFSAASTAIYVYLYAIYYYHVKTWMFGLFQTSFYFGYTLMFCLGLGILCGAVGYLASNLFVRRIFRNIKRD, translated from the exons ATGCTTCCCATTTTCATCATCTGCTCTTGTTTCCTTGCATACCCGACTCTTGCTAAG CAGTATCAAGAAGATGATTCTGTCACTCTATGGGTAAACAAGGCTGGACCATATAAAAACCCACAAGAGACCTACAGTTATTATAGCCTGCCGTATTGTCGTCCTGCTCATGCTGATCACAAGCGGGGTGGCCTTGGCGAGTCTCTTGGAGGAAATGATCTTATTGATAGCCAGATTGACATAAAGTTTAAGA GAGATGTGGAGAAAAGATCAATTTGTAAACTTAAATTGGATGCATCAAAAATAGCAAAGTTTAAGTATGCAATTGACAACTGGTATTGGTTTGAATTTTTTATGG ATGATTTGCCAATATGGG GTTTCGTAGGCGAGGTGGATCCTTACGGAAATGAAGATATCAAGCATGTAGTGTATACACATAAGAAGCTTCTTATTCAGTACAATAGAGACCAG ATCATTCATGTCCAACTGTATCAAGAGATCCCAAAGCCATTGGAGGAAGGAAAGGTGTTGGACATGACATTTTCTGTTAAATGGGCCGTGACAAACGTCAGTTATGCACAACGGTTCAATGTGTACCTGGGTTACAACTTTTTTGAGCACAAG ATTCATTGGTTCTCTGTTGTCAATTCTATCATGATGGTTATTTTCCTCACTGGATTAGTGTCTATGATTTTGATGCGCACTCTTCGCAATGATTACGCAAAGTATGCTCGTGAAGATGACGATATGGAGACTCTG GAAAGGAATGTAATTGAAGAGTCTGGTTGGAAACTTGTCCATGGTGATGTTTTCCGACCTCCACAAAATCTGGCTATGCTTTCAGCAGTTGTTGGGACCGGTGCTCAGCTTGCAGCACTTGTTCTCCTCGTCATTATATCTGCCTATTTTCAAATGATGTACATAGA GAGAGGAGCAATTATTACAACCTTTATTGTATGTTATGCTCTTACATCGTTCATCTCGGGATATGTGAGTGGTGGCCTGTACTCTCGTAACGCTG GTGAAAACTGGGTAAAGTCGATGGTCCTTACAGCATCACTTTTTCCCTTTTTATGCTTTGGGATAGGGTTCATTGTAAACACCATTGCTATAATTTATGGATCCATAGCTGCTATTCCCCTTGGCACAATCATAATTGTTTTTGTTATCTGGGCATTTATCTCGTTGCCCCTGAACCTCCTTGGTACTGTTGTTGGAAGAAACTGGAGTGGTACGCCAGACAATCCATGCCGTGTTAAGAATATCCCTCGTCCTATCCCTGAGAAGAAATGGTACCTTAGACCATCTGTAATTTCTATGGTGGGAGGTCTTCTGCCCTTTGGAAGCATTTTCATTGAGATGCATCTCATCTTCTCTTCCTTCTGGACCTACTGG GCGTACTACTATGTGTATGGGTTTACGCTCCTCGTATTCATTGTTCTGATCATCGTCACAGTTTGTGTGACAATCGTGGGAACATACTTCTTGCTGAACGCGGAGAACTATCATTGGCAATGGACTTCATTCTTCTCCGCTGCCTCCACTGCTATATATGTCTACTTATATGCTATATACTACTATCATGTAAAGACTTGGATGTTTGGTCTCTTCCAGACCAGCTTTTACTTTGGCTACACTCTTATGTTCTGCCTTGGTCTGGGTATCCTATGTG GTGCAGTAGGGTATCTCGCCTCTAATTTGTTCGTGAGGAGGATTTTCAGAAATATTAAACGTGATTAA